Below is a genomic region from Spirosoma radiotolerans.
CTTCTGTTGGCCGAATCGGAAGAGGAAGCGGATGAGTTTGCGATGGCGATTAACAAACATAACAACAGCCGACGCGAATTTGACAGCAGTATTACGGAACAGGCGCTGGCCATGATTCGTGAAAATGAATTATTATCGCAGGCCAAAAGCACGGTGCTTTTTGATGCCAGCTGGCACAAAGGAGTGATTGGAATTGTGGCGTCCCGCTGCATCGAGCACTTTCACCGTCCAACCATCATTCTCACCCAATCGAACGACAAGGCGGCCGGGTCGGCGCGGTCGGTACCGGGTTTCGACGTGTACGAAGCCATTGAAGAATGTTCTGATTTGCTGGAGCAGTTTGGCGGCCACACCTTCGCTGCTGGTATGACTATGTCGGTCAATAATATCGATGCTTTCCGGAAAAAATTTGAAGAAGTGGTTTCCCGGACCATCAAAGAGGAGCACCTGACCCCACTGATTGACATTGATCTGCCGCTGGATTTTAGTGAGATCAGCGATAAGCTGTACCGAATCGTTCGGCAAATGGGCCCGTTTGGACCACACAACTTACAGCCCACATTTATGACGGAGGATGTTTATCTGGTGAGTGAGCCAATCATTATGAAAGAGAAGCACCTCAAAATAAACGTTCGTCAGGGTAGGGGGGGGCAGACCTTAACAGCCATTGGGTTTGGGTTTGCCCATGTCGCGGATCAACTCCGACCGGGCCAGCCGTTTTCAATCTGTTATCAGGTTGAGCAAAACCACTACAATGGAAACACCACCCTCCAGTTGATGCTGAAAGATGTAAAGGTGTAGAAGATCCGGCGTCCGACCACTTCGTTGCTCCATTTACCCGTAAAATTTGTTAATAAATTGGTATTGGGCCTTGCTGTTCATGGAAATAGTTGGCAGTGGGTTTCAATACCCCGAACTTTGTGCTACCGGTCGATAGCGCAGCAGCGTGTAGCAAGAACGCAGAAGAATGATTCTCAGAACTGAAAATTTGATTAAAAAATACGGATCACGGTTGGTCAACAACAATGTATCCTACCAGGTTGAAACCGGCGAAATTGTGGGGCTCCTGGGCCCAAACGGAGCCGGTAAAACAACTTCGTTTTATATGGCCGTTGGGCTGGTGAAGCCCAATAGCGGGAAAGTTTTTATCGACGATATGGATGTGACCGATCTGCCCATGTACAAACGGGCCCGTCTTGGTCTGGGCTATCTGGCGCAGGAAGCCTCCGTATTCCGCGACCTGTCGGTTGAAGAAAATGTGCTCGCCGTTCTGGAAATGACCGATTTGCCGAAAGCTAAGCAAAAGGAAAAGGTAGAAGAGCTGCTCGAAGAATTTAGTCTGACGCACGTTCGGAAAAGCAAAGGAAAGGTACTTTCCGGGGGGGAGCGCCGACGGACGGAGATTGCCCGGGCGCTGGCCGTGGACCCCAAATTCATCTTGCTCGATGAACCGTTTGCTGGTGTCGATCCGATTGCCGTTGAGGACATTCAAAGTATCGTCGCTAAACTGAAACACCGGAACATTGGCATCCTGATCACCGACCATAACGTGAACGAAACGCTCTCCATCACCGACCGGGCCTATCTGTTGTTCGAAGGGAAAATTCTAAAGCAGGGAACCGCCGAAGAATTAGCCAACGACGAACAGGTACGCCGGGTGTATCTCGGGCAACATTTCGAACTCAAACGCAAGGTCTAATTGCTAAACAATGCTTGAAGGATTGTATAGAACTCACCAACTGTAAAAGCGCGGACAACAGGCTTTTGGCCAAACCACCAAAATGGGATACCAAACCCTTCACTGTGAAATAAATATTCATTCGGGCCTAGTTTGAACATTTCGCGAAACCCTTGTTCATCCTTACAGAAGGCAACACCATAGTGTCTCTCTATCGCTTCGAGAAATTCTATACCATCATCACCGGTAATACCCAAATCTTTCTCAAATTGTGTAGATGGAGTAATTAGCCTCTTGCTGGAAACTCCTGCATGCTGTCGAATGAAATCAGTAAAGTGCTCAAACGTAATTTCCTGCATAAAAGCTGATGACTATCCCAAAACTTCGCGTAGCACTGGCAGCGATTTTACTTCACCCAGCGAATCAATGTGAATGTGGTAATAAGTTACCAGGGCATCGGCCAGTTCATTCCGGGCGGAGCGGTCTAATTTGATTGGCGTGCCGAACGGCTGACGCAGCATCGTGTTGAGTGCTGCATCCATCTCCTCGTCGGGTAAGAACGGATAGGAGTTTTCGCGGAGCTGGCTCTCGAACTCACGCGCACTCTCCGGCCCGAAACCCAGGAAGAACGAAAGCTTTAACAGAAAAATCAGGTGGAAATTCTCGTAATTTACCTTTGCTTCTTCCAGAAAAACCACTGACTCAACCAGAAATCGGAAAAGTGTTGGACTACCCGTTTCTTCTTTCAGCACTTTATTCAGCATTTCCGTCACAAACATGGCAATGGTAGATTTGCCCACTTCGAAGGGCAAGCTCTGGAACGGAAAATTAGTTTTCACTTCCGAAAGCCGGGTCAGATCGCGGTCACTTTTGTAATAAACCACCATTTCCAGCAACGTTAATGGCTGAAAAAGAGCAATACGGTTATTTTTGCTCTTGGCCGTTCGCACGCTGTTGACGATATAGCTTTGCAGGCCAAACTCTTCGGTGTATACGCGGGCAATGATGGAGGTTTCGCGGTAACGAATATAGCTGAGGGCAATACCCCGTGTTTTTTGCAGCATCTTGGGTTGACAGTAAACTATCTAATATAACACCTTTTACTGAGAAATGGGCCTGTTTGTTGGCCAATTACCGCTTAGTTTGTCTTATATGAACCTCTACAAAACCCGCTCCGGCATTGTCGTCCACTTCCAAGATCAGTTTTATTCTGTTCCAGCCGATGATTGGGACGAATTAATTAACCGGGATGATTTACATGAATTTCTCATTACGCTGACTGCGGTGGCGACTCCATCGGATGCCTATCAGGACTGGCTCAAAACGGGCTTGCTCGCACCCATTGGCCGACAGGAAGTGTGGGCGTCGGGAGTAACCTATCTACGGAGTCGCGACGCCCGTATGGAGGAGTCGAAAAAATCGGGAGGAGACAATTTTTACGACCGGGTTTATGACGCCGAGCGGCCGGAATTATTCTTCAAGTCGACCCCCGAACGGGTAGTGGGGCCGGGTGCAGCGGTTCGTATTCGGGCTGATTCGACCTGGAATGTGCCAGAGCCGGAACTGACGTTGTTCATTACATCGTCGGGCAAAATTGTGGGTTATACCTGCGGAAACGACATGAGTTCGCGGAGTATCGAGGGAGAAAATCCGTTGTATCTACCTCAGGCCAAAAGTTATGACGGCAGCGCAGCTCTTGGCCCGTGCCTGTATGTTCCGGAAGTGCCCATTGCTTCTGATACACAAATCCGCCTGGAAATTATTCGTGATGAGCAGGCGGCTTTTACCAATAACATCGCCATTAATCAGATGAAACGGCAGCATACCGAACTTGTCTCGTTCCTATACCGCGAGTGTTCCTTTTCGTATGGGTGCTTCCTGATGACGGGCACCGGTATTGTGCCACCCGATGATTTTACCCTTCGGTCGGGCGATGTAATCAGGATCACCATCGACGGGATTGGTACCTTGGAGAATACTGTCGCCTAGTCAACGTAGAGACCGGTCCGCCGGTCTCTACGTTGAGATCACCCGGATGCCTTGCCGTACATCGCTTACTTTTTCGCGAAGGGTATCCAGCGATTGATCCATGACGGTGACGTGGCCCATTTTGCGGAACGGTTTGGTGATGGCTTTTCCGTAGAAAAACGGGAATACACCCGGCATAGCTAGTAAATTTTCCAGGCCTTCGTAAACGGCAGGGCCAGTTTGATTTTCTTCGCCAAGCAGGTTGACCATAGCAGCCGGTTGGTAGGCTGTCGTGTCGCCGAGGGGATAGTTTAAAATAGCGCGCCAATGCTGCTCAAACTGTGATGTAACATTGGCGCGCATGGTGTGATGGCCGCTGTTGTGCGGGCGCGGAGCGACTTCATTGATCAACACGTTGCCTTGTTTATCCAGAAACAACTCAACGGCCAGTAGTCCCACAATGCCAAAGGCTTCGGTAGTACGCCGGGCAATGTCCT
It encodes:
- the lptB gene encoding LPS export ABC transporter ATP-binding protein produces the protein MILRTENLIKKYGSRLVNNNVSYQVETGEIVGLLGPNGAGKTTSFYMAVGLVKPNSGKVFIDDMDVTDLPMYKRARLGLGYLAQEASVFRDLSVEENVLAVLEMTDLPKAKQKEKVEELLEEFSLTHVRKSKGKVLSGGERRRTEIARALAVDPKFILLDEPFAGVDPIAVEDIQSIVAKLKHRNIGILITDHNVNETLSITDRAYLLFEGKILKQGTAEELANDEQVRRVYLGQHFELKRKV
- the recO gene encoding DNA repair protein RecO, producing the protein MLQKTRGIALSYIRYRETSIIARVYTEEFGLQSYIVNSVRTAKSKNNRIALFQPLTLLEMVVYYKSDRDLTRLSEVKTNFPFQSLPFEVGKSTIAMFVTEMLNKVLKEETGSPTLFRFLVESVVFLEEAKVNYENFHLIFLLKLSFFLGFGPESAREFESQLRENSYPFLPDEEMDAALNTMLRQPFGTPIKLDRSARNELADALVTYYHIHIDSLGEVKSLPVLREVLG
- a CDS encoding fumarylacetoacetate hydrolase family protein, whose amino-acid sequence is MNLYKTRSGIVVHFQDQFYSVPADDWDELINRDDLHEFLITLTAVATPSDAYQDWLKTGLLAPIGRQEVWASGVTYLRSRDARMEESKKSGGDNFYDRVYDAERPELFFKSTPERVVGPGAAVRIRADSTWNVPEPELTLFITSSGKIVGYTCGNDMSSRSIEGENPLYLPQAKSYDGSAALGPCLYVPEVPIASDTQIRLEIIRDEQAAFTNNIAINQMKRQHTELVSFLYRECSFSYGCFLMTGTGIVPPDDFTLRSGDVIRITIDGIGTLENTVA